A genome region from Panicum virgatum strain AP13 chromosome 4K, P.virgatum_v5, whole genome shotgun sequence includes the following:
- the LOC120701929 gene encoding uncharacterized protein LOC120701929, translating to AEGSSSSGPESLRLTATATATDAKAAPALCKDYSHTLLRSECLEVLGLVDLDSLRRRPRLTVGVTVKASVVLPVLVVLAVLYLADMAKGDVDWTDHLDDVEDVAGD from the coding sequence gcggagggctcgtcgtcgtcggggcCGGAGAGCCTGAGgttgacggcgacggcgacggcgacggacgccaaggcggcgccggcgctgtgCAAGGACTACAGCCACACGCTGCTCCGGTCGGAGTGCCTGGAGGTGCTGGGCCTGGTGGACCTGGACTCGCtgcggaggcggccgcggctcACCGTGGGGGTGACGGTGAAGGCCTCCGTGGTGCTCCCGGTGCTGGTGGTCCTCGCCGTCCTCTACCTCGCGGACATGGCCAAGGGGGACGTCGACTGGACGGACCACCTCGACGACGTTGAGGACGTGGCCGGGGACTAG
- the LOC120703253 gene encoding AT-hook motif nuclear-localized protein 10-like, with translation MSSAAAAGEAAYSGGAQKGALQQRQPQQPGPGALLYAHNGAAVYRKPAIPPFYQQPAASNAAAQVAPTHSPGSAEPLKLKRGRPRKYGPADGPDGPPPLAVVSPSQKAPAPADVGTDSGASPMLPPGFSPSQQGGGVVSPQASPAAAPPLTASNASSAKKKGRPLGSTSKKPQPQAAAPGPGWAGWKPHVFTVQAGEDIVSRAMSFSGNGWTVCILTANGAVFNVTLRQGDSSGGTVTYEGSFEILSLAGSYLLSESGGMSSRTGGLSVSLSGPDGRVLGGAVAGPLTAASPVQVVIGSFLADWKSELDPGSAPDRTVFGGFPTASSPSSRGTESSGGHGSPPNPAASFNTGSQPSFPNYPTWK, from the exons ATGtcgtcggcggccgcggcgggcgaaGCGGCGTACAGCGGTGGTGCGCAGAAGGGGGCGCTGCAGCAGCGCCAGCCGCAGCAGCCCGGCCCCGGCGCGCTCCTCTACGCCCACAATGGCGCCGCCGTCTACAGGAAACCCGCCATTCCGCCGTTCTACCAGCAGCCCGCAGCCAGCAATGCCGCCGCGCAGGTGGCGCCCACCCATTCCCCCGGCAGCGCCGAGCCTCTCAAGCTCAAGCGCGGGCGCCCGCGCAAGTATGGACCCGCGGACGGCCCGGACGGCCCCCCGCCGCTGGCTGTCGTGTCCCCGTCGCAGAAAGCTCCTGCCCCAGCTGATGTTGGCACTGACTCTGGCGCGTCACCCATGCTTCCTCCCGGCTTCTCCCCGAGCCAGCAGGGTGGGGGTGTGGTGAGTCCCCAAgcatctccggcggcggcgccgccgcttaCTGCGTCAAATGCTTCATCTGCCAAGAAGAAGGGCCGGCCGCTGGGCTCCACTAGCAAGAAGCCGCAGCCGCAGGCGGCAGCGCCAG GACCAGGCTGGGCCGGATGGAAACCTCATGTTTTCACAGTCCAAGCTGGAGAG GATATAGTGTCAAGAGCCATGTCAttttctgggaatggatggacAGTTTGTATCCTCACAGCCAATGGCGCTGTATTCAATGTGACCCTGCGTCAAGGAGATTCTTCTGGCGGAACAGTAACTTATGAG GGCAGTTTTGAGATTCTCTCTTTGGCTGGCTCATATCTTCTGTCAGAAAGTGGTGGGATGAGCAGTCGAACTGGTGGACTTAGTGTCTCACTTTCTGGTCCTGATGGGCGTGTTTTAGGTGGTGCCGTAGCAGGACCTCTAACTGCAGCTTCGCCAGTTCAG GTGGTCATTGGGAGCTTTCTAGCTGATTGGAAATCGGAGCTTGATCCTGGATCAGCACCTGACAGAACTGTTTTCGGTGGGTTTCCTACTGCCAGCAGTCCATCGTCAAGGGGCACTGAATCCTCTGGTGGGCATGGAAGCCCGCCGAATCCTGCTGCCTCGTTCAATACGGGCAGCCAACCAAGCTTTCCTAACTACCCTACATGGAAATGA